The genomic window ATGTCCATTACCACCACTTCATCCCTTGCCAGCACAATGTGGGTTACCAGTGCTCTTAACAGGGTGCTTTCCGGACAAATACATCCGGATCCGCCCTTTTGAACACCCCCAAGCCGCATGAGTTTGATATTGTCAAGTTTTGCCGAGAGGGCCTCGGGGAGATCATCGACCCTGGGATTGAGTTTAAAAAATCCGCCGATGCTTCCCGGCCTGGCTTCGGTTCTTTCAAAGATGAGCTCCTTCATTTCGGCAATGGGTGTAATCTTATTCGCATTGGGGATGCCGAGGGCTGCGGCCAGATTCGCGTCCGGATCGGCATCGATCGCTAGCACATGCTTGCCACGGTCATTCAAGGTTCG from Candidatus Desulfatibia profunda includes these protein-coding regions:
- a CDS encoding AAA family ATPase, giving the protein MKLAVSGKGGVGKTTFAALLIRTLNDRGKHVLAIDADPDANLAAALGIPNANKITPIAEMKELIFERTEARPGSIGGFFKLNPRVDDLPEALSAKLDNIKLMRLGGVQKGGSGCICPESTLLRALVTHIVLARDEVVVMDMEAGIEHLGRATASAVDKLIVVVEPGRRSIDTAEHIHKLASEIGLKTIAVVGNKIRSKKDEEFLKKHLNDFEFLGFIPYDDALIEADLDGVSPFD